The region ATATCGAAATGTGCTTGTGTTTTTGTGTGGTATGCTGGTTATGGTTGCAGGGATGTTTTCAACGGTGGACATTGTCCCTGAGTTACTTAAATCACAAGATCTGGGAGTCACTTTGCTGCAATTAATCAATACATTGCCACTGGTTATCTTAGCAGTCATGTTTCCTCTAGGGCGTATTTGGGTGCAGTTGCAATCTGTTAAAAAGACGTTTCAGTTTACGTTACTTGGCTTCTTTGCCGGCTCGTTAATAATATCGGTTTCCTCAGAATTTGATTTGATTTTGCTTGGAAGGGTTGTACAGTCGGTTAGTTGCGGTATGTTATTTCCCATGATTTTTTCAATTATCAGCGCGTTAAGCAAATCAACGAATGTAACTACTAGTAGGAAAAAACGTGGGATAATTGTTGATAGAGCAATACTTTTGGCTACTATTATCAGTATTGGTTCTTTATTATTAGGTAACTGGCAGTATCAGGAATGGTTTTTTGCAGGTGTTTCTCTCATAACATGGGGCTTTTCTTACAAAGTTAAATTCAATATTCAAGCAACTAAGTATAAAGTTGATTGGCATGAAGTTGCACTCTCAGTTGGGGCACCGATTCTGTTGGTGTGGGTCACAAGTCTTGGAATAGGGGCTCTACCGGACTGGGTAAATCCTTTATTTGGTGGGTTTAGTTTAATTCTATTAGTGGGTTATATCGTTTACGATTTAACGTCTTATCAACCACTTTCCGGTTTAAGGCAGTTGATTCATTGCCAGTATATAACACATGTGTTCACTACAATTATTGGTTATGGTTCATTTTTATTGTTACTCAGTATTGGAGATTTGTACCTGGTTCAAGGATTACATTATTCAACATTTTTCACTGCACTGGCACTTTTACCAGCAATAGATGCATTTATATTGATGAAACGGTCGGATCTAGTAATTATAAGACGTTTGACAGTAGCCAGTCTAACAAAAACCGGTATGACTATCCTGATGATTGGTTGGCTACTGTTGTCCGTTTTTTCCAGCTACTTAAATTTAATCGGATTTATTTTTGTTTCTGTAATAATTGAGGTGGGACATGGGTTGATTGCACGACATGCCTTGAACTATGCGGTTTTTTCACTTCCTAAAGAGAGTAGATATGCCGGAACTTTATTTTTTCAGCAAATGAATTTATATGTTCCGGCTATAATATTAGAGATATTTACAGTGATTTTACAAAATAACACAGAATTGAGTATGACAGGTTCATCATTGCCAGGTGTATTATCTTCTCTTTCAGGATATCGTGCAGTTTTTCTTTCCTATTTATTAATTGTAATATTGGGATGGTTTATAACGATTTTTGATGATTTTAAAATACAAATTAATTTAAAAAATATATTTAAATAGTGGAGAGTTACGAATGGATGTCCAGAAGATTTGGCATAAAGTTGGAACTTTTTCGCGAGCTTTGTTGCAGCGGTTTAATGATTCGGAAGTAGTAAATAACTCAATTGTTTTGGCGTATTATTTGCTACTATCGATTTTTCCAGCACTTATATTTTTAGGTAGTTTATTACCAATTTTGCAAGTCCATATTGCAACTGTTTTAGAGTACATTGAGACGGCAGTTCCGGACACTATCTATACTATGACAGCTCCAATTGTGAAAGACTTTTTAAGTCGAGGTAACGGTGAGCTTCTGTCATTTGGTGCGATTTTAATGCTTTATTCGGCAAGTCAGGCAGTTGCTGCTTTTCAACGTACTGTGAATCGCGCATACGGTGTCGCCAAACATCAGAATCCAATAACTAATCGAGTAGTTTCTTTTGTTTTAACGGTGATTTTTATTGTGATCATGGCAACTTTCGTATTTCTGTTTAGTTTTGGGCAAACACTGTTACGGTATTTAACGCCAATCTTTAACTTACCAAATGATTGGTTTTTATTACTCGGACAAATTAAATGGCCGGTTACGATTCTTGGAATTTTTATTAGTTTAACATTGCTATATTATCTAGTACCAAATGCAAAAATAAAATTTAAATATGTTATACCTGGCGCGGTTGTGGCCACTATCGGATCAATTTTAATCTCACAATTTTTTTCCTATTATTTGCGTTATTTTGCACATTCAGTTACAAGTTATAAAACATTAGGAACTTTTATCGCAATTATGTTTTGGCTTAATTTTTCATCGATGATTGTAATGCTTGGTGGGGTTGTAAATGCGACTTGGCAGGAGTTAAAACTTGGTGACATTGAAGAAACATCTGGTAGTTTGAAAAAAGTTGCTGGAAAATATAAAGTGAGGATTAGAAAAACCACACGAAATACCAGAAAAAAAACTTGGAAACATCGACGGGTAAGATAGGGTTACTTTGATTTAGAGAAATCCAAGTTTTTTCTTGATTATTGGGAAATGGTTCTATAAAAAAACGAAGAACGAATGATTTTAGATAATCACGAGTTCTTCGTTTTTAATATTGTGAAATAATGTTTATGTTTAATATATAAAATAATAATCTAATATTTTTTGTATATTAAACATGGTGGCGAAACTAAAAACCAAGTTTAGCTTTGATGCTATCCAAATCACTTTTGATTTGGTTTAAAACATTATTAGTATTGGTACTATCAAACGTTTGTTTTGCTTCATCAGCAGACTGTGCCTGGCTGATCTTATTGATTGATTCTGATAAAGCTGCAACTGCCTTGGAGGTCTGTTTAGCCTGAGTGCTTTGCCGAAGTTGGTTCAGCTCATTTTGTAAACTTTGATTTTTCTGTTGTAATTCATTCATCTGCTGTTCGAACTGTAGCCGATTGTTACTTTGCTGATAAGCTGTTACAGCTTGTTTTAGATCAGAAAGTTGATTAGTCAATTCCTTATTTGCCCTAGCTAACTCACTGATTTGATTACTATTTGATGTGCTTGCAGAATTTAAGGAAGAGTTTTCCGAGCTAAGAGAAGAGGCCGTGTCATTTGCCATATTGGTTTGATGGATCTGATTAGTGAATGCCCAGATTACACCGCCAATGACCAAAAGAGCAATGACGACCACCCACCAGTGAGATTTTTTCTTGGTAGCTCTAGGCTGCTCTTGAGCTGTACCTAAGTTGTCCTGCGACTGTAAACGACTATTGGTTAGATTGGTAATCTGTGCAGTAATCCAAGTATTGCTTTGGTTACCGTGGCTATCTTGAACCCTAATATTAATCCGATATTGTCCTTGTGAATCGTAGTTAACCTGTGAATCGTCAACGACCAGTTGCCTTGATATATCATTACCTTGAAAGTCAAAAGCTGTTATCCCAGCTAGCTGAATAATGTTGGGTTGATGGTACCCAAGCTGTAGCTGAATATCATAGTTAACAACCCTGATTTGCGGTGCCATCTGATTGTCCATAGTAGTCTCCCTTTTAGTTCGATTATATCAAGTTTGTCGTTTTTTTAGTGAAATGGGAACTCGAATAATTTAATTTAAAAATTACTTACAGATATCTTGGTCACGCATCGCAAAATTAAACCAGATGGCAACTACAACTAAAGCTAAACCAGTTGCAACTAAAATCCATTTGATAGCTATTACATCGGCTAAAGGACCAAAGAATAACATTGCTATCGGATATATTCCGGTTGATACGATTTGTAATACGGAAAAGACACGACCCATCCACTCATTCGGAATTTTTTCTTGAATGAAAATGTTAGTTGTTCCTTGAATCAGTGGCATGCATATACCAGAAGCAAACATAAATACAAGATAAAGCACAAATGGTTTAATCATACCCATGATAGTAAAGCTGAGTCCTGACCCAATAAAGGCTAAACTAATCCATTTAATTTTGTTAGGTATATTTTTGTGCGCAGTAATATAAATGCCACCTAGTGCTGCACCTATTGTCCAAAATAGTTCATTAAACGTTAGTAACCATACACCTGATCCAAAAGTTCTCTTAACAAATAAAGTGGAAAGCTGTGATGATGGTGCGATCAGTGTAAATGCGAGAGCGGTAAACAACATAAAATTTCTTAGACCTGGATTTCTAAAAATATAACCTAATCCATGGCTAATTGAAGAGATTGAAGATTCCTTTTGAGTTGTTTGAACAGGAGTTGTTACGTTCTTGATCAAAACAAGTAATGTTATTCCTCCAAACGCTGTGATTAGATCTACGACAAAAACAAACATGATACCAAGATGTCCTAGGATGTAACCACTAAGTAATGGCGATATTAATAACAAAATCGAACTTGCAGTTTGATTAACACCGTTAACCCTGGTAAGTTCGTTGCGTGGAATGAGCTGGGGTAATAAAGCATTTCCAACAGGGGTTGAAACACCTGTTCCTAACGAACGAATAGCCGCGATGGCAAGTAGTAACCATAAGCTATGTCCTGTAAAAAAATAGACTAAAGCGAGCAAAATTGTAAATACAGAAACAAAGGTACTGGACATAATTAACAAAGAGCGCCGGTTAAAGCGGTCTGACCAGGTCCCAGCCCAAAGTGAAATTAAAATTTGAGGAAGACTAGTTGCAAGCGTAGCAAGCATCATCCATGTACCCGATGATGATTTAAGAGCGATATACCATAAGATGGCAAAATAAACCGCCGAAGAACCGAATAAAAAGAAGTTCTGGGCGGTTATAAAATAGGTTACATTTGATTTCCATGCTACTGGTGTTGATGAATTTTTCAAGTTAATCAATCCTTACGATAAACGACTTTAATAGCTTCAGAAACAACCGGATCATCTTCTGAAAAATGATGGTCGTAGTTCGCCATCAAATCGTTAAATTTTGTACGTGTACGAGCACGCCAATCTTCTAGAGATAAATCTCCTTCACCTTCATTATACGCGTGCTCAGCTGAAATTCGTAAAAAAGGAATTAATTCAGATACAACTGTTTCAGCAACGGCAACGGGCTTCATATCGCCATTAAGTAATACAAAGTAATCCCCAACTTGTGGGACGGCCTCTTGTTCAGCAGAATAGTATGCAAGGGGTTTTGTAGTAGAACGTTTTTTTTCACTTAGAATTAAATTAGCCAATTTGGTAACTTGCGCGGGATTGGTCTGTTCACCAAACCAGCGTGTTTGGAAAGTTTTACCTTCAATGTTATTTTCTTTAACAAAATCATCCCATAGTTGTTCTGATGGAGTTGCCATAATTATCATTCCCCTTTGTTTTATTTTGAATAAGTGTAGCACTGTGAAATCGTTTACGCAAAAAGTTGTTTTGGAATTTTAATTTAGTTGCGCTATGATTGATGTTAAAAAATAATAGAGAGTTGATTAGACATGCGACCAAAATTTTGGGGCGACTTTATTGTAGCAATTGCGACATCTATTGCTTTAATAATAGGATACCTAACGAATTATTTTCAGAAGACTAGCGGATACAGTGAGATCGAGAAGATCTTAATTATTGTACTAGTAATCGGTGTTATTTATAATATTCGACGAGATATGGATCGTGCGAATAAGTGGGAAGCAATGTCGGCGATGCTTTTAGGACTAGTATTTATTGTGGCAGTCATAGTGATCGCGTTTGTATAATATGTTAAACAACACAGTAATTTTATATGAAAAGGTGAAGTAATGTAGTTGCTTCAATTAGAGGTAATCAATAAACTGCTTACTCTTGTTTTTTTAGTTTGAATATTTTTTCGCATAACTACTCTAAATAGATTTTCCTTAAGTCTGTCAAATCACTTTTGGATAGAGCTAGTCCCTCGGTAAAATAATGATCCCAATCACCAAATCGTTTTAAGACGGCATTATTTGCGTTGTCTAGATTTGTTGCTTCAACGGTAAAAACGCTGTTCATTTGATTTATTAATGAATCAATGCGCTTGTTGGTGAGTTGATTACGAACATCGTCTTGATCACGACTACCATAAATAACGTTTGTTAGTAGATAATCTTGTCGGATGGTTTCATAAGGAACTTGTAAAGCTGAAAGCACCATCATTGCGGCAACTCCCGTTCGATCCTTTCCAGCTGCACAGTGAAAAAGAAGGGAATGATGTTCAGAGTTGTTAGCCA is a window of Pediococcus claussenii ATCC BAA-344 DNA encoding:
- a CDS encoding MFS transporter; its protein translation is MYNSRITIKELINSEYRNVLVFLCGMLVMVAGMFSTVDIVPELLKSQDLGVTLLQLINTLPLVILAVMFPLGRIWVQLQSVKKTFQFTLLGFFAGSLIISVSSEFDLILLGRVVQSVSCGMLFPMIFSIISALSKSTNVTTSRKKRGIIVDRAILLATIISIGSLLLGNWQYQEWFFAGVSLITWGFSYKVKFNIQATKYKVDWHEVALSVGAPILLVWVTSLGIGALPDWVNPLFGGFSLILLVGYIVYDLTSYQPLSGLRQLIHCQYITHVFTTIIGYGSFLLLLSIGDLYLVQGLHYSTFFTALALLPAIDAFILMKRSDLVIIRRLTVASLTKTGMTILMIGWLLLSVFSSYLNLIGFIFVSVIIEVGHGLIARHALNYAVFSLPKESRYAGTLFFQQMNLYVPAIILEIFTVILQNNTELSMTGSSLPGVLSSLSGYRAVFLSYLLIVILGWFITIFDDFKIQINLKNIFK
- a CDS encoding YihY/virulence factor BrkB family protein, whose protein sequence is MDVQKIWHKVGTFSRALLQRFNDSEVVNNSIVLAYYLLLSIFPALIFLGSLLPILQVHIATVLEYIETAVPDTIYTMTAPIVKDFLSRGNGELLSFGAILMLYSASQAVAAFQRTVNRAYGVAKHQNPITNRVVSFVLTVIFIVIMATFVFLFSFGQTLLRYLTPIFNLPNDWFLLLGQIKWPVTILGIFISLTLLYYLVPNAKIKFKYVIPGAVVATIGSILISQFFSYYLRYFAHSVTSYKTLGTFIAIMFWLNFSSMIVMLGGVVNATWQELKLGDIEETSGSLKKVAGKYKVRIRKTTRNTRKKTWKHRRVR
- a CDS encoding MFS transporter: MINLKNSSTPVAWKSNVTYFITAQNFFLFGSSAVYFAILWYIALKSSSGTWMMLATLATSLPQILISLWAGTWSDRFNRRSLLIMSSTFVSVFTILLALVYFFTGHSLWLLLAIAAIRSLGTGVSTPVGNALLPQLIPRNELTRVNGVNQTASSILLLISPLLSGYILGHLGIMFVFVVDLITAFGGITLLVLIKNVTTPVQTTQKESSISSISHGLGYIFRNPGLRNFMLFTALAFTLIAPSSQLSTLFVKRTFGSGVWLLTFNELFWTIGAALGGIYITAHKNIPNKIKWISLAFIGSGLSFTIMGMIKPFVLYLVFMFASGICMPLIQGTTNIFIQEKIPNEWMGRVFSVLQIVSTGIYPIAMLFFGPLADVIAIKWILVATGLALVVVAIWFNFAMRDQDICK
- a CDS encoding ASCH domain-containing protein, with the translated sequence MATPSEQLWDDFVKENNIEGKTFQTRWFGEQTNPAQVTKLANLILSEKKRSTTKPLAYYSAEQEAVPQVGDYFVLLNGDMKPVAVAETVVSELIPFLRISAEHAYNEGEGDLSLEDWRARTRTKFNDLMANYDHHFSEDDPVVSEAIKVVYRKD